From Chloroflexaceae bacterium:
ATACACGACGGCAATCAGGATAATGCCGAGGCCCGCGATGTACAGGGGCTTGATCGGCATGCCGCGCCGCGAGAGCGAAGTTGTGGTTGCCATAGGCGCACTTTCCGTGCCAGGGGAGCGCGAGGCGCCCCCGCCTTACCCTCGACTCGACTGTTCAACCGGCTCGCCTTCGGCCTGGCCGACGCGGGTGACGCTGGCCCGCGGCGCGCCGGTCTCGGCATGGCGCAGCCGCTCGTGCTCGCGCTGCAATTCGCGCTTCAGGGCCCGCGCCTGGGCGTCGATCCGCCACAGGTACACGAAGATGCCGATCCACACGGACAGGGCCACGGCCATAGCCACATAGATCGCCGTACCCGCTTCATACAGCCCGTTCATAACTGAGATCCCCCGCGCTGAGCCAGGGCCCACTGCACGTCGAGCAGCGTCGCGCGCAGCCTGAGCAGCCAGAAGAATAACGCCGTAAAACCGCCGATTGAGGCCAGGAAGGTGAACAACGTCCGCCGGTTCTCCAGCAGGCCGGTACCCGGCGCCTCGATGTTCAACAGTGCGGCATTGGCCTGCAGATCTACCGCCTCCAGGCCAAGCTGGTAGCGCAGACCGGGAAATTCGGGGCGCGCGATCATTTCGCCAGCGGCCAGATCGTAGCTGGGGCGCAGGATGGTCTCGCTGGTCAGGCCAGGTTCGCTCACCTTCACCTGGGCGGTCACCACGTCACCCTCGCGCTCCAGGGCCAGCAGTTGGATCTTGCGATCCCCCAGCAGCCCGACGCTGCCGACCTCAAGGGTGATCCCATCGCATTTGCTGCCCTGGATGAAGGCGCAGTTAGGATGCAACGTGCTATCGGCAAGACGGGGGGCCACGAAGACCAGAAACGGCACCGTCACAAAGGCGAAGAGCGAGTATACGGCGCTGAGCTGGCGGCGCCGCCCCGGGTCGTCAATCGCCGAGCGCAGGGCGAAGAGGGCGGCATAGATCAGCAACAGCACAAAGATCGAGGTCTGCCGCGGGTCCCAGTTCCAGTAGATTCCCCACACCACCTGCGAGAAGATCATGCCCGTGACCGTGGCCAGGGCCGTGAAGAGAAAACCGCTCTCCGCCGCCGCCAGGGCATAGTGGTCATGCGCGGGACGGCGCTTCCACAGATACAACCCGCTGAACAGCGCCGATACCGCGAAGGCCAGCACGCTCACCCAGGCCGTAGGCACGTGCATGATCACGATCCGGCCGGCGTTGCCGAGGCCCTCGTACTGCGGGATCACCAGGAACATCGCCACAGCGACGCCGGCGATCCAGACGCCGATCAGCAATTTGCCGATCTGGCCCAGCCGCTCTGCCACTGCCATCACCTTTCCAGGCCTCCGAGAGAGGCGCGCCGTGATATGCGTATCATACTACAGCATGTGCTTTTAGGGAATGAGAGGATGGTAAGCATCAGGGCGCTCCGCCGGTATGAGGTATAATTGCCTGCTCATTGTATCACAATGTCTTTCGCTCCGATGGGAGATTCATCACATGCTCCGAGATTGCCTCGCTATAGAGGGTGGGGGCAACCCTGAGAATTCCCCTGCTCTAGGCTTCCCACACGAAGCGAAAGAGCATCAATGATGCCACGAATGTGGCAACACTGTACGCCATAAGGAACTGCAAGGCGCCGAGGGCGGGGTCAAGGCCGCCGTTTTCCAGTGTCAGCGCCGTGCCCTGGATGGCGATGATCAGCGGCGGCACCAGCAAGGGAAAGGCCAGGACGGCAAAGAGGGCGCTCTTGAAACTCGCCCTGGCGATCATCGCGGCAAGAATGGTGGTCGCGGCGGCAAGACAGAGGCTGCCCGCGCCGATCAGCGCCGCGAAGGCCAGCGGGCTGCCGACCTGCACGCGCACCAGCAAGATGAACAGAAGGCTGGTAATCGTTCCCAGTACCGCCAGCAGGGCCAGATTGAGCAGGAACTTGCCCAGATAGACGGCCGCGGGCTGGGCCGCCAGGCGCAGGGCGGCCGTGGTGCGGGCCTCTTCTTCGTGTACAAAGCCGCGCGACAGCCCCGTGATCGCGGCGAACAGCAAGGCGATCCAGAGCAGCGAAGATTGAATGAGCAAGGCCTCTTCAGTGCGCCGCAGCCCGATAAAGGTAGTGCCGATGCTGACCATCACCGCGGTACAGGCGGCGAACAGCACCATCGCGTTGAGGGCGTAGCGCGTGCGCAGCTCGATCCGCAGGTCCTTGACGAACACTGCCCATGCCGCGGCGAGCAGCGCCGGAACGCCGGTCTGTGAGCGTGTCTCAAGCGCGGGCGCTTCCTGGCCACTCTCCTCGGCCCTGTCCATGCCTGTTTCCGTCTGCCATGTCAGGCTTTGAGCCTGCCCAGACCATTCGTTTCAGAAGGGTTCAACGGTGTGCCCATCACCGCCAGGCCTCATTGAGACGCCATGTACGGCAATCCAAAATCCAAAATCTACAATCCGCAATACCATCAGCCTCCCAGACGCAGCACCAGGTCAGCGTAGCGCAATTCGCGCGGGTCATTGGTGGCAATTACCACGATCCCCTCGCGGCGTTGCGAGGCGATGAGCGTATCAACCAGGCTGGCGCCGCGCTCATCGAGGGTGACTGTCGGCTCGTCGAGCAAGAGAACGGGGGGGCGGTGGAGCAGGGCATAGGCGTAGCGCAGGCGCTGGACCATGCCCGAGGAGTAGGTGGCCAGCCGGTCGTCGCCGCGCGCGCCAAGCCCGACCTGTTCAAGCAACTGATCAAGCGCCCGGTCGTCGCGAGGCAACCCGCGCACCGCGGCGAAGAAGCGCAGGTTTTCGCGCGCGGTGAGATCGCGGTAGAGCATCAGATCGGGGGCGACCCAGCCGATGAGCGGCGCGGCGTCGCGCGGCGCCCAGGCGCCTCCCGCCGCTTCATAGACGATCACGCCCGCGTCGGGCCGTTGCAAACCCGCCAGCAGCCGCAAGAAGGTGCTCTTGCCGCTGCCATTGGGTCCGCTGACGACCAGCGTCTCGCCTGCGCGCACCTCCAACGAAACGTCGTGAAAGACGAGCCGTGCGCCGTAGCGCGCAGCAAGACCTTCGACTGTCAGCCGCAGACTCACGCCGGTATTGTAGCACAGACGGCGCCGGCGATAGGTAAAGCGGGTCTTCCAGATCCCTGCCCGGCAGGCCGTTAATCGCCCGGCGACATCCGCACCTCACGGACAATCCGGGGCATGGTCTGCAGCACAGGTGGGTCGTCCTCCTGTAGGAAGCTCAGGAGCGCCTCGTTGAAGGTGGCGGCTTCATCGAGAAAGGGGAAGTGCCGGCTACGAGGCATGGGGAAGATTCTGGCCGTGGGCACGTTGGCGAAGAGGTCAAGCT
This genomic window contains:
- a CDS encoding CcmD family protein — encoded protein: MNGLYEAGTAIYVAMAVALSVWIGIFVYLWRIDAQARALKRELQREHERLRHAETGAPRASVTRVGQAEGEPVEQSSRG
- a CDS encoding cytochrome c biogenesis protein, which encodes MAERLGQIGKLLIGVWIAGVAVAMFLVIPQYEGLGNAGRIVIMHVPTAWVSVLAFAVSALFSGLYLWKRRPAHDHYALAAAESGFLFTALATVTGMIFSQVVWGIYWNWDPRQTSIFVLLLIYAALFALRSAIDDPGRRRQLSAVYSLFAFVTVPFLVFVAPRLADSTLHPNCAFIQGSKCDGITLEVGSVGLLGDRKIQLLALEREGDVVTAQVKVSEPGLTSETILRPSYDLAAGEMIARPEFPGLRYQLGLEAVDLQANAALLNIEAPGTGLLENRRTLFTFLASIGGFTALFFWLLRLRATLLDVQWALAQRGGSQL
- a CDS encoding heme exporter protein CcmB; this encodes MDRAEESGQEAPALETRSQTGVPALLAAAWAVFVKDLRIELRTRYALNAMVLFAACTAVMVSIGTTFIGLRRTEEALLIQSSLLWIALLFAAITGLSRGFVHEEEARTTAALRLAAQPAAVYLGKFLLNLALLAVLGTITSLLFILLVRVQVGSPLAFAALIGAGSLCLAAATTILAAMIARASFKSALFAVLAFPLLVPPLIIAIQGTALTLENGGLDPALGALQFLMAYSVATFVASLMLFRFVWEA
- the ccmA gene encoding heme ABC exporter ATP-binding protein CcmA codes for the protein MSLRLTVEGLAARYGARLVFHDVSLEVRAGETLVVSGPNGSGKSTFLRLLAGLQRPDAGVIVYEAAGGAWAPRDAAPLIGWVAPDLMLYRDLTARENLRFFAAVRGLPRDDRALDQLLEQVGLGARGDDRLATYSSGMVQRLRYAYALLHRPPVLLLDEPTVTLDERGASLVDTLIASQRREGIVVIATNDPRELRYADLVLRLGG